The genome window TGGTGGAAAGCCATGTATTTGGCAAAGTCGTCAATTGAAGTAATGAGGCCGCCCATGGCTCCGTGCGACCCATCGTGCAGCAGTTCTTCTTCCTGCCACTGCTCGCCCTGCCAACGATACCCATGCGCCAGCAAATTGGCTGGTACTTTGGTGTATTCCCATTCCGTGCTGTTCATGCCCAGCGGTTTTAGAATAGCGTCCGTAATGTATTGCTGGTAAGGCTTTCCAGATACCGTGGTGATAATCCGTCCCAGCATTGCGAAAGCCAGATTGCTGTATTCGTAGGCGATGCCGGTCGCATTCGAAAGGGATAGGCCACCTTTGATCAAATCGGTCAACTCTTTTTCGGTATCGCTCAACTGGCGGTCGCCCCAGGGATTATCTTCAGGGAAACCCGCCGAGTGCGTCATCAAATTCCGAACGGTAATGAGCGGCGAATCACGGGTCACGTAGGTCAGGTTTTTCAGCTCCGGAACGTACAAATAAGCCGGATCATCCAGACGCAATTTCCCTTCATCCCGCAGCTTTAGAACGGCCATCGTCGTAAAACTCTTGGTCATCGAAGCAATACGAAACAGCGACTTCGATGTAGCCACCGTTTTTTTCGCTACATCCGTGTAGCCGAACCCGCCGGAATGCATTAACTTTCCATCCACCACAATTCCAAAAGCCATACCCGGAAAATGAGCCTTCTCGGCCCAATCGCGGTACAGCTTTTCAGCCACCGGATAAGCTGCTTCCAGTTTTCTGAGCCGTTCGGCATCCGTAAAAATCGGAGCCTGGTAGGTTTTCAGAAAATTTTCAGGAACTGAATTTTTATTCGGGACGGATTGGCTATGGGCAATGGCAACGGTTAAGGAAGCTAAAAGAGTAATTGTTTTCTTCATAAAGGCTGTATGGAAGTGCAGCGTCGAAAATACAAATTTCTGTCATACGACCCGCCACCTTGAAGTTTTATAATTCCGTTCTTGCGCCAGAGCCCTCCCCTGCCTTTTTTTGTGGTTTCAACCCGGACCCACTTTGGTTCACGCCTTCCGGGAAGGTCGCTCACGGATCAACCTTCCCGGAAGGCCAGACGGGGGCCATTCATTTTAATTCTGTAAAGCGAATCCATGATTCAACCTCAAGAAAATCGTTCAATAGCAGGACGTATTGCCTCGCTCCTGAACTTATCGAATCGATCTGTTGACAATACGATTGAATTGCTCGACGGCGGGGCCACCGTTCCGTTTATCTCCCGGTACCGCAAGGAAGCAACAGGCGGCCTGGACGAAGTGCAGATTGCTTCGATCAAAGACACGTACCAGAAGCTTCAGGAACTGGACAAACGCCGGGAGGCCATCCTGAAATCCATCGATGAGCAAGGAAAACTAACGCCGGATTTACGTCAGAAAATTTCACTGGCGGCAACCCTTACAGAACTTGAAGATTTATACCTACCCTATAAGCAGAAACGAAAAACCCGCGCCAGCATCGCCATTGAGAAAGGGCTGGAACCGCTGGCCAAGCTCATTTACCTCCAGCAGGAACGCGATCTGTCCCGCAAAGCTCTGACCTTTTTGAACGACAAAGTTGAGTCGGTAGACGACGCTTTGCAGGGCGCACGGGATATTATTGCTGAATGGATCAACGAAAATGCCGACGCCCGGCAACGCATCCGGGTCTTGTTTGAACGGGAAGCGATTATTCGTTCGGTAGTCAAGAAAGGCAAGGAAACGGAAGGCATCAAATACAAGGATTACTACGATTTTGCGGAGCCCCTGCGTCGGGTGCCTTCCCACCGCCTGTTGGCGTTGCGCCGGGGTGAAGCCGAAGGTATTTTGTCGGTAGGCATTGCGCCAGACGAAGAAGCGGCCCTCGAACGCCTGGAGCGGCAGTTTCTGCGCGGATCGGCCAGCACGGGCGACCAGATGATTCTGGCCATCAAAGACAGTTACAAACGGCTGGTCAAACCCTCCATTGAAACGGAATTTGATAATCTGTCCAAAGAAAAAGCCGATGCGGAAGCCATTCGTATTTTTGCTGATAACCTCCGGCAGTTACTCTTGTCTTCACCACTGGGGCAAAAGCGCGTGCTGGCCATCGACCCCGGTTACCGCACGGGCTGTAAGACCGTTTGTCTGGATGCGCAGGGAACATTGCTTACCAATGACGTTATTTACCCGGATCGTAACGGCGGGCAACAGGCGGCGCAGACCGTGTTAAAACTCGTTCAGCAATACCAGATCGAAGCCATCGCGATTGGTAACGGAACCGCTGGCCGGGAAACGGAGACATTTGTTCGTGGCTTGAATTTCGGCATAACCATTCCGGTGTTTATGGTTAGCGAACAAGGCGCGTCTGTCTATTCAGCCTCCGATGTGGCTCGTCAGGAGTTCCCCGATCAGGATGTTACTGTGCGCGGGGCCGTTTCCATCGGTCGCCGACTAATGGACCCCCTGGCTGAAATGGTTAAAATCGACCCTAAATCCATCGGCGTTGGTCAATACCAGCACGATGTAGACCCGTCGTCTCTGAAGGCCAGTCTGGATTCGGTGGTTGAAAGCTGCGTGAACCAGGTTGGGGTGTCGCTCAACACGGCCAGCGCCCACTTGCTGCGTTATGTATCGGGTTTAGGTCCGACACTGGCCCAGAATATTGTTGAGTACCGCACGCAGAATGGGGCTTTCAAATCCCGCGATCAGCTGAAAAAAGTACCTCGGCTGGGGAACAAAGCCTTTGAACAATGCGCCGGCTTCCTTCGCATCGACAACGCTCCTAACCCGCTTGATAACAGCGCCGTGCACCCGGAAAGCTACGCCGTTGTGGAGAAAATGGCACGGGATCTGAATAGTACGGTTCAGGATTTGGTAAAAAATACGGAGCTTCGGAAGCAAATAAAACCCGAACGCTACGTTACTGATACAGTGGGGCTGCCAACGCTGCGGGATATTCTGGCCGAACTCGAAAAGCCCGGTCGCGATCCGCGTGAGCAGCTTTCAGTATTTGAATACGACGAGCGCGTTAAAAAAGTGGAAGATCTGCACGAAGGCATGATTTTACCAGGCGTGGTCACCAATGTAACTGCTTTCGGTGCCTTCGTTGACATTGGGGTGAAACAGGATGGATTGGTGCATATTTCGCAATTATCCCACCAGTTCGTTTCCGATCCGCGTCAAGTGGTAAAAGTTTTCCAGAAAGTAAAAGTTAAGGTGGTTGAGGTCGATTTACAGCGCAAGAGAATTGCTTTAACCATGAAAATTTAATAGGTTCGTACAGTAGGTGGCCGGCTTCGGTCGGTCACGATTACTATCCCACCCATTGCTATGTTTGCGAATTTACACTTTCGGGCGATCTGGCGGCCCTCTGTCTTCACGTTACTTGTTACGCTAAGTCTTTCTTCGTGCTCTTTTTTTCGCTCGACGCCTTACACCCCGCCTGCGCAGCGAAAAACGGTGGCGGCGCGTAAACCGGCTTCCAACGCCAGGCCCGTTAAAAAAGTCGATACGCATACGTACCACAAGAGTTACGTACGCGATGTGGTAAAGATTGCCCGAACCTACACCGGAGTTCCTTACCGCATTGGCGGCTCAAATTCGTCGGGCATGGACTGTTCCGGACTGATTTTCGCGGTTTTCAATACGGTTGGTCTACAAATTCCGCGCGTTTCCTGGCAGCAGTCCGAAGTGGGTTATGAAGTAGATATACCAGAAATTGAAGCGGGTGATTTAGTATTCTTTGTGCCCGATCACGGCAAAGAAGGGTACGTTTCGCACGCGGGTATCATCACCGAAGTACGCGGAAAAGGAGATATTGTTTTTATTCACGCTTCTTCGTCGCGGGGGGTGCGGGAAGACAACCTGTACTCCAACTATTTCAAAGGCCGATTTGTGAAAGCGATTCGTCCCTATTAGAAACCGGCTTAAATTATAAGTCTTTCCAGCTAAAATAAGGCCGGGCATCGGCGTCTGTTTTCTGACCTGCCTGATACCGCTCCAGCTGTTCCAGAGCGTAGCCGTACATATTTGGAAGGGGTACCAGCGGAAAGTCGTCATTGGGCTCTCGCAGCCAGGTTTGCAGTTGACGCACCGATACGAACTGAATAGCAGTGATCTCTTCTTCCTGAAAATGAAAATCGCGGAGGCTTTTATCCGTTTGCCAGATGAACACCGCCGTATGCTCGCGATCCGTCAGGTTATTGCTCACGTCATACCCATCCACCGACATGGAAAAGAGGTATTGAAGTTCTTCCTTGGCCACCGAAATACCTAATTCTTCTTCCAGTTCCCGCCAGGCTCCCTGCCGATAGTCTTCACCCGCCGAAACGTGCCCCCCGAAACTGATGTCCCACAAGGCCGCAAACATATCTTTATCTGGATGGCGTAAATTACACAACACCTCCCCCGCCGGATTCAGAACATAAATGTGGGTTGTCCGATGCCAGTCGCCATCCCGATGAATGTGTTTTTTGGGTTTGGTAAAGCCGAGCGGGCGGTCCTGCTCATCAACTACGTCCAGCCATTCCATTTTTTTGCGATTATACCAAAAGAAAAGCTACCCATTCGAGTAGCTTAATGCGCGGCTTGTTCACTTAAAAACTCTTCCAGCCCTTCTCGCTTTTTGTTTTTCAACTTCATTTCGAGACTTTGGGCTTCGGTTCGTTTCGGAAAGCCCTGTTTAAACTTCACCACCCAGGGTTTCCCCTCAGCCGTGGTTGGATTTGCTTTCGCATTATGCTGCCAAAGTGCAATCTGCACATCTTTTGCCAAACCGATAAAATACTGGTTGGCTGTCTCGCTGAAAATAACGTATACGTAAACCATAAAAAGCCACTTGCTCCTGCTCGCCTCAAGAGTCACAAATGTACAATGCCCTCCGGTGAGTTCTATGCTTAGGCGGCAAATATTTGTAACTTTGATTAGCAACCACACCTTCATTTTATGATTCGTTTTCTTTTTTATTCCTTTCTTCTTATTGGTTATCAGACAATTGCTCAATCCGTTGAAATCAGTACCAAAGACAAAACAACGTCCTCGTCTGGCGATGATCGATACCGCCCGTTTCTGGAAGATAAAGGCTCCTGGCTGGAGATGAACGCCAAGGGCCGAACCGGTGCTTCGGTTCCCGTTGGTCGCCCTTCGCTGCTCACGCTTGATAGCAAGCCTCTGATTCAGAGCTTTTCAGGAGGGGATAATTACATTCAACTGAAAGGCACCGATACTTATTTTGTTTATGATCCGTCGGCTACTGACGCGCCCGACGGTTTTTTTGTCCTTCCTGCTCCCGGAAAAAACAATGGCTCCAGTAAGGCGGGTCGCTGGTTTCTGGCCAACCGTACAGAAATCAATGTACTGGATTTTGGTGCTAAAGGCGATTTCAATGGACAAAATGACCAAACCTGCACGAACAACACCATCCCCTTTCAGCGGGCGCTGGATGCCGCCCAGAAAGCCACTGATCCGGTTAAATACGTTATGCAAACGCCTTATAAACGCCGCTTCGCTGTTGTTCGCATTCCCAATGGAAATTATGCCTTGCGTGATGCGGTCTGGATTCGCGGGGCCGTGTGCATTGAGATGGAACCCGTTGGTTCTTACGGAGGGAGTCGGCTTATTCAGCTTAGTCCTGGCAAGCATTTGTTTCGGCTTGGCGGCGATCCCGACGGAGCCAGTTCCAATGCGATTTCCATTCGCGGTGGTATTCTACGGGCGAGATCGGCCACCCTTACACCCGGCACAGCCCTGATTTTTGGCGGGAACAGCACCGCTCAAGGCGACGGCAATCACAACTCGCTGTACATCGAAAATGTCTGGTTTCAGACGCCAGAAGATTATGGAATTCACCTGCAACGCGGTGGCGATGTTGTCATTAATCGCTGCACATTTGACGTTGCGGCCTTTCATTCCCTGCGAATCGGAGCGGCAAATACCCCGGTTGAAACCGTGGCCATTACCAACAATATTTTCTTTGATGTGCAGGCGGGAGCCATTGATTTGGTCCATGCCAAAGGCATTCAGATTGCCGATAATCGCGTTATTGGTTTAGAAAACCGGCGAATGCCTTATTTTGTCAAAGACCAGGGTGCGGTTAAGGCGACTAGCATTGGCATTCACAACAATTACCTGTCTTTTGTGAACCTTGTTCTGGATGCTTCTTCGGGGGGAAATTATAGTCTAACGAACAATTTTGGCGACGAGTTTAAAGGCCCTAGCATCGTTCTGGGCAACAATGCGACATACGACGGTATTCTTATTTCGGGCAACCGCTTCGAGGGAAACTATAGCGGCCAGATTCCAAACACAACCATTCCCAACGCTCCAATCTGGTGCCCCGCCGCTATCACAAACAGCCGGTTCGACGGAAATATTTTCAAAAATACCGGCAAGACCGCGATAGTAGGACTTCACGCGAACGACAAGCGTAATCGCCGTTTTTCGTACAAAAACAACTCATTTATTGGCTTTGAGCGGCCTTTTCTGGTAGCTGGAAGTTCGGCGGAAGGCCGGGATGCCGAAAAAACGGTTAGCATCACTAATGCGGGTATTCTAGATGTTACACAGGACGATGCGGAATTTTACCTCCTCAACGCGTCCAATGCCTCTACCGCCCTGGCCGATATTAGTCAGGCTTACATTGGCCAAACTATAAACATAACTTTTGGAGCAAACCGCGTGGTAAAACATAGCAATCGGCTGTTGCTCAACGGAAATCAGAACTTTGCGGCTCAGGTAGGCAACACCTTGACGTTGAAGCGTGATCATGAGAAATGGGTCGAAATCGCCCGGACGTCGGGTAATACTTCCAGCTCTTACCCGGAAGTAACACAGGCCCAACGACTAGCCCTTCCCAAACCAAAACCGGGTCACCACGTTTATCAAACCGACCAAAAAGAAGGCGTGTGGGTTTACAAATCATCAGGCTGGGTCTTTGCTTACTAGCTTTGATTTTTGACCCAAGCTGAAGCCTGTCATTACGTAAGCTACTCTTTGGAAATATCCGGTGAGGTAAAATCGGCAATGCGCGCTCTTACTTTCGTGCCTCGATCACTGGTGGGCGCGCTGATGGACTCAGATCCGAAAGGTTTTACCTGATCCAGATAGACAAACTCCTCTTTGTAAAGTTCACCATTTGCTTTGTAATACCGCACGGAAATTTTCACCTGATCAAATCGAATGGCCGTTGGATTGCGTAGCGTTACTTTTGCTCGTTTAACTCCGCCAAATGGGAGAATGCGGGCCGCTACGTCTACCGTTACTTTTTTGAGATCGGAACGGCTAATGGCCTCTCTCTTGGCTGTAGTTCTTGGGTCAGGGCGCACACTGACCGCAGGTTTCTGTTCTGCTTTTCCGCCTTTTTCTGAGGCTTTTAACGCCTTATTCTCTTGTTCGAGTTTAGCCAGGCGCTGTTCCAGATCGTCTTTTTTGTTACTGGAACACCCAAGAATGAATACCCATATTACCAGGAATAACGCTCTCATATTGCGCTGACGCTATCAACCAGAATTTTAGTTCGTATTGCTAGATGACTATCTTGTCAAATCCATCTATGCGTATAACATAACAAAAGGCTGTCTTCTTGCGAAAACAGCCCAGTTTATTCTTTACGTGGAGATAGTCGGATTCGAACCGACGGCCTCTACAATGCCATTGTAGCGCTCTAGCCAACTGAGCTATACCCCCTTTTTAATGAATAAGGCTTTATTCATTAATTTTATGTGGGTGCAAAGATGCGTAAAATAGGAATGCATGTCAACCAAAGTCGAAAACTTTTCCGTTTTCATTTTCCATAAATTACTCAACTATTTCAGCATCAGTCAGAATATAATTCAGTTCGTAAATATTATCGGCATTTAATTTCAGCGTTCCGTGAAACGTCCGGCGCTCATCGGTCTTAAATTTGCGTCCGCCTTTTTTAAATTTCAACGAAACAACTGATTCCGGACCTGCACCACCGCAAAAGAAACACGCACTAAACGGAAAAGCCGACAATACATACATGTTTGACTCCAGGTCAACCGGCAATACGTAGCCAGTTAACTCAACCGGTTTGCCATTCAATTTCTGAACTCCCGGTCCAAAAGTTGGATAAAGCATGTAAACGGACTCTTCGGGATACCATTTCTTCTTAAAGGTAACATCCCGCAACATTTCCCACGACAACTTTACCGGTTCTGCGGCAACATTGCTTTTCGTGACAGGTATTTCAGGCCCAATAGCCGGGCGAAAGGCCATAGTCGTTACCAAGGCAAACAAAGTAGCAAGGCAAACAAGTTTTTTCATAGCTGGCTTATCTTCAGGTTCCGTATACTCACAAATCTACGGTCTTTTCAAAAGCAAAACAACCAACGGTTTGGTTTGGTTCTAGTGCCCGTTTTTTTGCACCAAATGGCATTTTTCCAGTTATATTGTGGTTTTTCCGCTACCTTTACTTTGTGATCAATGCAGACAACGATAAACCTCTGTCTGAGCCTACGGATGTCTTAAAAGTGGAGGCTCCTCCCTCTACCCGTCGGTTCATACGGCTCTTTGCAGCTACCATTGCCATTGTAGCCATCTTACTAACTGTCGGTCAGATAGTTACACAGGTTGTCTTGCGCGATTTGGTCAACATGATTGAAATTATCCGCAGTTCGGCCTGGCAGCGCCACCAAAGCCAGCAGCTTACCCGACAGGCCCTGCAATTGACCCAATCGTCGACCAAGGCGGATTATGATTCCAACCTGATTGAGTTTCGGAAAATCTACAATCAATTTCTTGAAACTCACCTCAACGCCCGGCAGGGAACATTACCGCATAGCGACATTTCGGTTGAGTATAGCGACAGTGTTAATATGCGTTATCGCAGCCTTGTTCCTTACTTCTCGGCGCTTCAGAAAAATGCGCTGAGTTTGATTCATAAAGCGGAACAGGCCCCCGAACCCAAAAGCCTCAACCCTGAGCCCGAACTATCTGCACTTACCCAGTACGATGGCCCTTTCTTGCAGAAAGTGGATGAGGTAATCCAGCAAAGTAATCGCGAAAATGCGCGCCGCATGGCAACGCTTAAGCAATTAAATTTATATCTGTACGTATTTACATTACTGGTGTTGGCGTTAGTCGGCTGGTTTATTATTCGACCGGCTATTTTGCGGTTGCAGCAAGCTATTCGGCAATTGATTGAAGCTGAGACAACTACGGCTATGGCAAACCGGAAACTGCTTTCGTTGAACCGTACCCTGAAAGAAACGCGGCAACAACTGTTTGACGCAACCCGGCAGCAGTATCAACAACAAATGGATGAACAAAAGCTGCGTACATCGTATTTGTTGGCGGGACAGGAAGAAGAACGCAAACGACTTTCCCGTGATTTACACGATGGCATTGGCCAAATGCTAACCGCCATCAAATTACAGATTGAAAGCCTGGAAACCAGTCTGAACGGCCCAAACAAGAAGGCTCAGAACATAGGCACACTCAAGGCACTGGTGACGCAGACTATCCAGGAAGCGCGGAACGTGTCGAACAACCTCATGCCCACGGTTTTGAGCGATTTCGGACTGATACCAGCGCTGGAAATGCTAGCTGATACCAACGCGCAGGACAGTCCAATTGAAGTTATTTTTCATACCACCTTGAATGATATTCGGTTTGAGAAAAATCTTGAAATTGTCCTTTATCGAATTAGTCAGGAAGCGGTCAGCAATGCAATTCGGCACGCAAAACCGCATCAGATTACGATAGAATTATTTGAAAAAGATAATTATCTGCATTTAATTGTCTGCGATGACGGAATCGGTTTCCGCGTTCAACGTTCATCGAAACCCCAGAGTGGTCGCCAATCCCAGGGCATTCATAACATGCAGGAGCGGGCCACCCTGATTAATGCAAAATTTAAATTGACATCGGCTCCCGACAAAGGAACCAGAGTGCAAGTTAGTATCCCTTTTAAACTCGCTTATCTTGAACATGAATACAATCAAACTGATGCTGGTCGATGACCATTCCATCGTTCGCAACGGTATTCGCTCTCTTCTTGAACAGGTTGATGATTTTGAAATCATTGACGAAGCAACCGACGGAGAAGAAGCTCTTGAAAAATTAAAAACGCACCAGCCTGATATCATTATGATGGATATATCCTTACCGGGTATGTCAGGAATTCAGACAACGCAGGTTATCAGCCGGTTATACAAAAATGTACGGACACTCATGCTGTCCATGCACAACAATGAAGATTACATCATGCGCTCGGTAGAAGCGGGCGCTTATGGATATATCCTAAAAGATTCTTCCAGTGATGAAATGATCAAGGCGCTGCAAACCATCCAAAGTGGGGAAAAATACTTTAGTTCACCCGTAGCCAACATCATTTTAAATGGCTATATGTCGCAGTTGAAGAAGACGGACAAAAACAGCCGCCTGCGCCGCTCGAAGCTTTCTAAAAAGGAAAAAGAAATTCTTCAATTTCTGGTAGATGGTATGAGCAGTCGGGAAATTGCCGAAAAACTGCAACTTTCCGTTCGGACTGTAGACAACCACCGCGCCAACATGATGCGTCGATTGCAGGTAAAGAATGCCGCTGAGTTAGTCAAAATGGCGGTGGAAGAGAAATTAATTTGACATTATTGGCGGTATCTCTAATTTTAAGCCGCATCACGGAATGATATTCCTCGTTTGATGGTTATTTTACTCAGTATAAAGTAGAACATCCGATGGCGGAATATCTTTTCCACTAAGGATAATTCTAGTTAATTGATCGAATAAATAGCAAACACAAAACCTATCCAAATTATGGCACTGCGATTAGGCGATGTTGCCCCGGACTTTACTGCTGAAACAACCGAGGGAACCATCAATTTTCACGAATGGCTGGGCAACTCCTGGGGAATGATTTTTTCCCACCCTGCTGACTTCACCCCGGTTTGTACCACAGAGTTAGGCCGTACGGCTCAACTAAAAGATGAGTTTGATAAACGCGGCGTAAAAGTTATTGCCGTGAGTGTTGATCCACTGGATTCGCATAACAAGTGGATTGGCGATATTAATGAAACCCAGAAAACAACCGTTAATTTCCCCCTCATTGCCGATGAGAACCGGAAAGTGGCGGAGTTGTACGATATGATTCACCCCAATGCCAGCGAAAAAGCAACGGTTCGTTCGGTGTTCATTATCGGACCGGATAAGAAAATTAAGCTTACGCTGACTTACCCTGCATCAACAGGTCGTAACTTCTTTGAAATTCTGCGCGTCATTGATTCCTTGCAGCTAACGGCTAATTACCAGGTTGCTACCCCTGCTGATTGGCAGGAAGGAGATGACTGTATTGTTGTTCCGGCTGTTAGTACGGAAGATGCCATTCAGAAATTCCCGAAAGGCGTAAACGTAATCAAGCCTTACCTGCGCACCACGCCGCAACCGAATAAATAATCGGCGGTAAGGGTCATAAAAAGGGAACGGCAGATTAGTCTCCGTTCCCTTTTCTATTTATAGATTAAATGATTGTTACAAAACATTTGCCTTTGACCTGCGGTTAACGATGTTGTATTTAAAACAAACACTAATCGTTATGACAGCTTTGAAAGACAAGGTCAAGGACACCTTCGGCAAAGAATTTAATGACTCGCACGATGAAGGTATTGTTGCCAGAACCATTGAGGAACAAACGGCGAAATTACCTTCTGATATATTCCTATGGGCTTCGCTTGCTTCGATGGGCGCTTCGCTATTTTATAAGTTCCAGGAAGAAAATGATAAAGCACTTTTTGTTGGCCAATGGGCGGCACCTTTCCTCCTACTGGGTATTTACAACAAATTGGTAAAACTCGAAGGCTCCGACAAGTCGGACAAAGAGTAAACCGTAATAGTGCGCAATTTTTAACCCGGTTAACGCCGGGTTTTTTATTTTTGCCCCATCATGGAGCGAATTATTCTTTTTTTGTACCGAACACGCAAAACGCTGGTTTTGCCGTTGCTCGCAATCGCTGTGCTATTTGGGCTCTGGTGGCTATTTCGGGAGGGCGAAGTACAAAAAAGAGAGTGGCATTATATCCCCGACTTTGGCATTCGGGTGCCGACTGCCTATCCCATCCACGGCATTGACGTTTCGCACCACAACAAAAAAATCAATTGGCAAAAAGTACGGCGTATCCAAGCCAACGGCATCGGGCTTCAGTTTGTGTTTGTTAAAGCCACTGAAGGCGTCACGCTGGTGGATCGGCAGTTCAAAACCAACTGGCGCGAGGCAGGAAAAGCCGGGTTGAAACGGGGTGCCTACCATTTTTACCATCCTCGACGGGATGCCGAAAAGCAAGCCAAAAACTTTATTAAAACCGTTGATCTCGACGCGGGTGACTTTGCGCCCGTTCTGGATTTTGAGATTGATTGGAATGTTAATTCGGAGAAGCTTATTGCTGACTTACAGCTTTGGCTTAACCTGGTTGAAAACCATTATGGCGTTAAACCCATTATTTATACCAATCGGCACTTCTACCGGCGTTATATTGCCGGAAATTTCGATGACTATCCACTCTGGCTGGCTGATTATACGAAAGAACATCTGGACGATTACCAAACTGAACGACTTTATTTCTGGCAACACAATAAAGGCGGCTCAGTGAGCGGTATCCGCGGTCAGGTAGATTTTAACGTTTTTCTATTTGACTCGACCCGGGTACAGGAAGTATGCCTTTGACTTTATTCTTAAAAATCGTAGATCGCAACTATGTTAACCAACTACTCGTTTGCTCAGCTTCCGGCTTACCTGCAACTTCAGGAGCACTTCCAACACCTGAAAGATCGCCATATCAAAGATCTGTTTTCGGACAATCCAGATCGGTTTAGCCAATTTTCGCTTCGTTTTGAAGACATGCTGGTCGATTTCTCCAAGAACCGCATCACTGCCGAAACACTGGAGCTACTTCGCGCACTGGCTGGACAAGCTGGCTTACACGAAGCCACTGAAAAGATGTTTACGGGCGACAAAATTAACGCTACGGAGAATCGATCCGTACTCCATGTTGCCCTGCGAAATCGGTCTAACGAGCCAATTTTGTCCGACGGTCGGGATGTCATGCCCGAAGTAAATGAGGTGCTTGACAAGATGAAAGGTTTTTCGGAGCGCATCATTTCCGGCGATTGGAAAGGGTATTCCGGCAAAGCCATTACGGATATTGTCAACATCGGCATTGGGGGTTCTGACCTCGGCCCGGTGATGGTCACAGAAGCGCTGAAGCCTTACGCCAAGCCTAATCTGAACGTTCATTTTGTTTCAAACGTCGATGGGGTACATATTTACGAAACCCTGCAAACGGTCGATCCGGAAACGACGCTCTTCATGATCGCTTCGAAGACGTTTACCACGCAGGAAACCATGGCAAACGCCCATTCAGCGCGGCAATGGCTTATTGATAAAGCAGGTGACGAAAGTGCTGTTGCAAAACATTTTGTGGCCATTTCGACGAACAAATCTGAGGTAGAGAAATTCGGTATCGATGCCGATAATATGTTCGTTTTTTGGGACTGGGTAGGCGGTCGCTATTCGCTCTGGTCGGCCATTGGTCTTT of Tellurirhabdus bombi contains these proteins:
- a CDS encoding C40 family peptidase, coding for MFANLHFRAIWRPSVFTLLVTLSLSSCSFFRSTPYTPPAQRKTVAARKPASNARPVKKVDTHTYHKSYVRDVVKIARTYTGVPYRIGGSNSSGMDCSGLIFAVFNTVGLQIPRVSWQQSEVGYEVDIPEIEAGDLVFFVPDHGKEGYVSHAGIITEVRGKGDIVFIHASSSRGVREDNLYSNYFKGRFVKAIRPY
- a CDS encoding NUDIX hydrolase, translating into MEWLDVVDEQDRPLGFTKPKKHIHRDGDWHRTTHIYVLNPAGEVLCNLRHPDKDMFAALWDISFGGHVSAGEDYRQGAWRELEEELGISVAKEELQYLFSMSVDGYDVSNNLTDREHTAVFIWQTDKSLRDFHFQEEEITAIQFVSVRQLQTWLREPNDDFPLVPLPNMYGYALEQLERYQAGQKTDADARPYFSWKDL
- a CDS encoding Tex family protein gives rise to the protein MIQPQENRSIAGRIASLLNLSNRSVDNTIELLDGGATVPFISRYRKEATGGLDEVQIASIKDTYQKLQELDKRREAILKSIDEQGKLTPDLRQKISLAATLTELEDLYLPYKQKRKTRASIAIEKGLEPLAKLIYLQQERDLSRKALTFLNDKVESVDDALQGARDIIAEWINENADARQRIRVLFEREAIIRSVVKKGKETEGIKYKDYYDFAEPLRRVPSHRLLALRRGEAEGILSVGIAPDEEAALERLERQFLRGSASTGDQMILAIKDSYKRLVKPSIETEFDNLSKEKADAEAIRIFADNLRQLLLSSPLGQKRVLAIDPGYRTGCKTVCLDAQGTLLTNDVIYPDRNGGQQAAQTVLKLVQQYQIEAIAIGNGTAGRETETFVRGLNFGITIPVFMVSEQGASVYSASDVARQEFPDQDVTVRGAVSIGRRLMDPLAEMVKIDPKSIGVGQYQHDVDPSSLKASLDSVVESCVNQVGVSLNTASAHLLRYVSGLGPTLAQNIVEYRTQNGAFKSRDQLKKVPRLGNKAFEQCAGFLRIDNAPNPLDNSAVHPESYAVVEKMARDLNSTVQDLVKNTELRKQIKPERYVTDTVGLPTLRDILAELEKPGRDPREQLSVFEYDERVKKVEDLHEGMILPGVVTNVTAFGAFVDIGVKQDGLVHISQLSHQFVSDPRQVVKVFQKVKVKVVEVDLQRKRIALTMKI
- a CDS encoding serine hydrolase domain-containing protein; amino-acid sequence: MKKTITLLASLTVAIAHSQSVPNKNSVPENFLKTYQAPIFTDAERLRKLEAAYPVAEKLYRDWAEKAHFPGMAFGIVVDGKLMHSGGFGYTDVAKKTVATSKSLFRIASMTKSFTTMAVLKLRDEGKLRLDDPAYLYVPELKNLTYVTRDSPLITVRNLMTHSAGFPEDNPWGDRQLSDTEKELTDLIKGGLSLSNATGIAYEYSNLAFAMLGRIITTVSGKPYQQYITDAILKPLGMNSTEWEYTKVPANLLAHGYRWQGEQWQEEELLHDGSHGAMGGLITSIDDFAKYMAFHQSAWPPRSDAETGPVKRSSVREMQQPWTFNNLAAGFKYPSGRACPMVSSYGYGLRWSRDCEGRVMVGHTGGLPGFGSQWWVLPEYGIGVVAYGNLTYASMGNVNFAVLDTLINLAGLKTRQLPVSPILAQRKAELVQLLPDFTKAEASKIFAENFFPDLPVELRRKAIQDLYAKVGKIKQVGELIPENQLRGRFLLEGERGKINVFFTLTPENPALIQQLDFREVTQ
- a CDS encoding GIY-YIG nuclease family protein — protein: MVYVYVIFSETANQYFIGLAKDVQIALWQHNAKANPTTAEGKPWVVKFKQGFPKRTEAQSLEMKLKNKKREGLEEFLSEQAAH